A part of Sparus aurata chromosome 19, fSpaAur1.1, whole genome shotgun sequence genomic DNA contains:
- the eef1a1l3 gene encoding elongation factor 1-alpha-like, whose translation MGMEKTHVNVVIIGHVDSGKSTTTGHLVYKCGGIDQRRLEKFEKAAAQMGKSSFKFAWVLDKLKAERERGITIDISLLKFNTQKYTMTIIDAPGHRDFIKNMITGTSQADVALLVVSAAKGEFEAGVSRSGQTREHALLAYTLGVKQIIVCVNKMDLTEPPYSQKRFDEVVRGVSGFLKKIGYDPVTVPFVPISGWTGENMITATQKMPWFQGWKVRRREGNASGRTLLEVLDSIQPPVRTINKPLRLPLQDVYKIGGVGTVPVGKIETGVLKPGMTLMFSPAKLTAEVKSIEMHHQGLETALPGHNVGFNIKNVAVKNLRRGDVAGNAQQDPPSDVNSFEAQVIILNHPGKVKAGYSPVLDCHTAHVTCRFAELKEKLDRRTGKKLADQPQILMSGDAATVKLVPIKPMCVESFFTYPPLGRFAARDLKQTVAVGVIKSVEKDQGSKLKAQVCK comes from the exons ATGGGGATGGAGAAGACTCATGTGAATGTGGTGATTATCGGTCACGTCGACAGTGGAAAGTCGACCACCACCGGCCACCTGGTGTACAAATGTGGTGGCATCGATCAGAGGAGGCTGGAGAAGTTTGAGAAAGCTGCAGCACAG ATGGGGAAGAGTTCCTTCAAATTTGCCTGGGTGTTGGACAAGCTGAAGGCTGAGCGGGAGCGAGGAATCACCATTGACATCTCACTGCTAAAATTTAACACTCAGAAGTACACCATGACTATAATTGACGCTCCTGGTCACCGTGacttcatcaaaaacatgataaCAGGGACGTCACAG GCAGATGTTGCCCTCCTGGTGGTCTCTGCAGCTAAAGGAGAGTTTGAGGCCGGCGTGTCTAGAAGCGGTCAGACCAGAGAGCACGCCTTACTGGCGTACACTCTGGGCGTCAAGCAGATCATAGTCTGTGTGAACAAGATGGACCTGACGGAGCCGCCTTACAGCCAGAAACGCTTTGACGAAGTGGTGCGAGGCGTGAGCGGCTTCCTCAAGAAGATTGGCTACGACCCGGTGACTGTCCCCTTTGTTCCAATCTCTGGCTGGACTGGAGAGAACATGATCACTGCAACACAGAag ATGCCCTGGTTCCAAGGCTGGAAAGTCAGAAGACGGGAAGGGAATGCAAGTGGTAGAACTCTACTAGAAGTCCTGGACTCCATTCAGCCACCTGTGCGCACCATCAACAAGCCCCTACGATTACCTCTGCAGGATGTCTACAAAATTGGAG GAGTTGGGACCGTGCCAGTTGGTAAGATTGAAACTGGCGTCCTCAAACCCGGCATGACTCTGATGTTCTCCCCTGCCAAGCTCACTGCTGAGGTGAAGTCCATTGAGATGCACCACCAGGGGCTGGAGACAGCTCTGCCAGGACACAACGTTGGGTTCAACATTAAGAATGTGGCCGTCAAGAACCTACGGCGAGGGGACGTGGCCGGCAACGCCCAGCAAGATCCTCCATCTGACGTCAACAGCTTTGAGGCTCAG GTGATCATCCTGAACCATCCAGGGAAGGTCAAAGCAGGCTACTCTCCCGTCCTCGACTGCCACACTGCCCACGTGACCTGTCGCTTTGCTGAGCTGAAGGAGAAGCTCGACCGGCGAACAGGCAAGAAGCTGGCGGACCAGCCGCAGATACTGATGTCTGGAGACGCTGCAACGGTCAAGCTGGTTCCCATCAAGCCCATGTGTGTGGAGAGCTTCTTCACATACCCTCCCTTAG gACGGTTTGCTGCGAGAGACCTGAAGCAGACGGTCGCTGTAGGCGTCATCAAGTCAGTGGAGAAGGACCAAGGGTCAAAACTTAAAGCCCAAGTGTGCAAATAA